From the Verrucomicrobiia bacterium genome, one window contains:
- a CDS encoding LamG-like jellyroll fold domain-containing protein — MKRPLYRRVARYFCVAALGACTSLQAQVVDKTPVLHLSFDSVSGSTVINGGTGSSAMNGTLNGTATIAAGGRFGNCLSVTGDAANSGSCRIANAVVPLNVGAGNTWTVAMWVKTATPGGAYAYQGGGGWAEANTMFYLNPGNASAGTKAGGVRWGQNWETGTADINDNQWHHVVLTCDGTTKAMYLDGNLETFTANGWNGAGTGNQFWVGGSGQTGDGGANLNGFVDEVYVFNRALTLADVQLLYSNNTVPKVPVSVVANPASGYRGQFVTLTATATPVIGTVTNARADLSAIGLSASATMGQSSANVFTNSFTVPTNAPVGAANLRVTVTSTEPLIGSSGATYTVLARPPTNAIIVTQLTNSSAYEYTKASFYFGTTNDAPNDAPFPMTYSWYKNGQLVSTNPMGPYYSFLTTLADNGSQIYAIARVADTNFSSLSRTSAVVTLTVLSGTPVFTNGLKQEFFAGATRADVHIGNVGPGVVGLVTNADSSGGFGDNHSRRYSGYFIPPATDDYVFFVASDDDCDVFLSTDSSPANKRLIAQELVWSPVRSWQTPGPGTPGPFEASQKRSDQWSPDPQNGVPAPYSAGIHLIGGQKYYFESVMHNGTGGDNWAVTYQTTTELGLEGAPANGTASRMTAASNNIAVITYPGSALTWALQPPSAVTVYEGASTNFISRAISDAEMNPTYQWYLNNVPIAGAVGANLTISTIPTSYNGAQVKVVARLPESSLSITSSVSTITVLQAVFEPGFLKVERWSNQSTLTALLAGTLGTPNYQMAVPAFAASIDNPNLPNNFVRRVSGFFVPPQTANYVFYTTGDDATQLFISTDNTPGNKRLVAQQAGWNTGGNWAWLQIGGGGGIADQTRSTTWTPDNGVTYPYANGIPLNGGQRYYIEQVFQQGGGGANNAATFVLFGEPDPLPGTETRFKGNLIGTTAVRNSGVTLTQQPTNTTVKPMGYATFSVNGTTESSLSIGSIFGGEENQTNNFLIVQWYKNGTAIPGATSRTVTLGPIMPSDNGAEIRAAVRALGFANQALNPIWVTSAVATVTVAPEAVFETGVLLKNWWTNTTRPNIEAGLAGLPQYTYTTPKLEGPVGNTGMRGYGTSGNGFFIPPTTGFYTFFINSDGDSDLFLSTDSNPANKRKIAAENIWSNPFQWNSAGAGGAVAIAQKRSDQFVDATGAVPNAGGISLNAGQRYYIEAVYRAGGGNDHVQVTYKLINDPDPLNGSAGAMSGDVIGIYAPRIPWVAFLQHPTNQTVLSGGNPVTFSATGTNPPSLVIGTTGNPSSLFTNPPTASLQYQWYKNGNPIPGATARTYTQSSVLPSDNGAQFHVAIRALGYADNALNRIWSNSMPAVLNVVTDAVPPMISYAATFENSSHVPFTGMSQFIVNVTFSKWMDATTLSNIANYSIAGVTITNISVASDHRTVQLLVNQLPTLPLNVVVSGVKDLSGNTIVAGSSSPINNVKLTFTDVGTPAVDPAYPSLVSVTGAGGFIITAQGSDIWNTADGFNFAWELKTNDFDVAVRQVSNGHSSHWAKGGLMVRESLDPSSRNWNIINDPASSDGIMAPDNSGFGANVVESNARIQYGGATAPWDNITRPAVAYPNAWVRLKRTGAVLQAFYSTNGVNWIQTAFTDTSTNAFEGPLVNPVYVGLCTTARNNVWAGLPPPTPLLYYNTVEYANYNSSFVVSAPAAQLTVSRSGNSINVSWTPAGGHLEFSPAIGGPNVNWQPVGGGNPASVPLGTGSQFFRVVNP; from the coding sequence ATGAAAAGACCGTTGTATAGAAGAGTCGCCCGCTATTTCTGCGTGGCAGCCTTGGGAGCGTGCACGTCGCTGCAAGCTCAGGTCGTCGACAAAACCCCGGTATTGCATTTGTCTTTCGACAGTGTCAGCGGGTCCACCGTTATCAACGGCGGCACGGGGAGTTCGGCGATGAATGGCACCTTGAATGGCACCGCGACGATTGCCGCGGGTGGCCGGTTTGGAAATTGTTTGAGCGTTACCGGGGATGCGGCCAATAGCGGGTCGTGCCGGATTGCGAATGCGGTGGTACCGCTGAATGTCGGAGCCGGAAACACGTGGACGGTAGCCATGTGGGTCAAGACGGCCACGCCAGGCGGTGCCTATGCTTATCAGGGCGGAGGCGGTTGGGCTGAGGCCAACACGATGTTCTACTTGAACCCGGGCAACGCCAGTGCCGGAACCAAGGCTGGAGGTGTTCGCTGGGGTCAAAATTGGGAGACAGGAACTGCCGACATCAACGACAACCAATGGCATCATGTGGTGTTGACGTGCGATGGCACGACGAAGGCGATGTATTTGGATGGGAATCTGGAAACATTCACCGCCAATGGGTGGAACGGCGCTGGTACCGGCAATCAGTTTTGGGTTGGCGGCAGCGGACAAACCGGTGACGGCGGAGCCAACTTGAACGGCTTTGTGGACGAAGTCTATGTGTTCAACAGGGCATTGACGCTCGCTGACGTTCAATTGCTGTACAGCAACAATACTGTCCCGAAGGTGCCGGTTTCAGTAGTGGCGAATCCTGCCAGCGGCTACCGCGGACAATTTGTCACCCTCACCGCAACGGCCACGCCGGTCATTGGCACAGTGACAAATGCGAGAGCAGATCTCAGTGCAATTGGCCTGTCGGCGTCCGCAACCATGGGACAATCCAGCGCCAATGTATTCACCAATTCCTTTACTGTTCCGACCAATGCGCCTGTTGGCGCGGCCAACTTGCGGGTGACGGTGACGAGCACTGAACCGCTCATCGGAAGCAGCGGCGCCACCTACACAGTTTTGGCCCGGCCTCCAACGAATGCGATCATCGTGACCCAACTCACTAACTCGAGCGCCTATGAATACACCAAGGCCTCATTCTATTTTGGCACGACCAACGACGCCCCGAACGACGCCCCCTTCCCGATGACCTACTCGTGGTACAAGAACGGCCAGCTCGTCAGCACCAATCCGATGGGGCCGTACTACTCGTTCCTGACGACCCTTGCTGACAATGGATCGCAGATCTATGCCATCGCGCGCGTGGCGGATACCAATTTCAGCAGCCTTTCGCGCACGAGCGCGGTGGTGACACTTACGGTACTTTCCGGCACCCCGGTATTTACAAATGGTCTCAAGCAGGAATTTTTCGCCGGCGCGACCCGCGCTGACGTTCACATCGGAAATGTCGGTCCCGGGGTTGTGGGCCTGGTTACAAATGCTGACTCGTCCGGTGGATTCGGTGACAACCACTCCCGCCGATACAGCGGCTATTTCATTCCGCCGGCAACGGATGATTATGTCTTCTTTGTGGCGTCGGATGACGATTGCGACGTGTTTTTGAGTACCGACAGTTCTCCGGCTAACAAGCGGCTCATCGCGCAGGAATTGGTTTGGAGCCCGGTGCGCAGCTGGCAGACACCCGGACCGGGAACTCCTGGGCCGTTCGAAGCCTCGCAAAAGCGATCCGACCAATGGTCTCCTGACCCGCAAAACGGCGTACCCGCCCCTTATTCCGCCGGCATCCATCTGATCGGTGGGCAGAAGTATTACTTCGAATCCGTGATGCACAACGGAACGGGCGGCGACAATTGGGCTGTCACCTATCAGACCACGACTGAACTTGGTTTGGAGGGCGCGCCGGCCAATGGCACAGCATCGCGGATGACTGCGGCCAGCAACAACATCGCCGTAATCACGTATCCCGGCAGCGCGCTGACATGGGCACTTCAGCCGCCGTCGGCAGTGACGGTGTATGAAGGCGCCAGCACCAATTTCATCAGCCGCGCGATCAGCGACGCTGAGATGAATCCGACCTACCAATGGTACCTCAACAACGTGCCGATCGCTGGAGCTGTTGGTGCCAATCTGACCATTTCCACTATCCCGACCAGCTACAACGGCGCCCAGGTGAAAGTGGTTGCCCGTCTCCCGGAAAGCAGTCTCAGCATCACCAGCTCGGTGAGCACCATTACCGTCCTCCAGGCGGTATTTGAACCGGGTTTCCTCAAGGTGGAACGCTGGAGTAATCAGAGCACGTTGACTGCATTGCTCGCGGGGACACTTGGGACTCCGAATTACCAGATGGCTGTGCCCGCCTTCGCGGCGAGTATCGATAATCCCAATCTGCCAAACAACTTTGTCCGTCGGGTCAGCGGTTTCTTCGTTCCGCCCCAGACGGCCAACTACGTTTTCTACACGACAGGGGACGACGCCACTCAGTTGTTCATCAGCACGGACAACACTCCTGGCAACAAGCGTTTGGTCGCCCAACAGGCAGGCTGGAACACCGGTGGGAATTGGGCCTGGCTGCAAATTGGCGGTGGCGGGGGAATCGCGGACCAAACCCGGTCGACCACCTGGACCCCGGACAATGGCGTCACATATCCATATGCCAACGGTATTCCGCTGAACGGCGGCCAACGATATTATATCGAGCAAGTCTTCCAACAAGGCGGCGGCGGGGCAAATAATGCCGCGACCTTTGTGCTCTTCGGCGAACCGGATCCACTGCCGGGAACTGAAACCCGGTTCAAAGGGAATCTCATCGGAACGACCGCAGTGCGCAATTCCGGTGTCACGCTGACGCAACAGCCCACCAACACCACCGTTAAGCCGATGGGATATGCCACCTTCTCGGTGAACGGCACGACCGAATCCTCGTTGTCCATTGGCTCGATCTTCGGCGGGGAAGAAAATCAAACGAACAACTTCCTGATCGTTCAGTGGTATAAGAACGGCACGGCAATCCCCGGGGCCACATCCAGGACTGTCACGCTTGGACCGATCATGCCCAGTGACAACGGCGCCGAAATTCGTGCAGCCGTCAGGGCTCTGGGTTTCGCGAATCAGGCCCTGAATCCGATTTGGGTCACCAGCGCGGTCGCAACGGTTACCGTGGCCCCAGAGGCAGTGTTTGAAACAGGAGTGCTGCTCAAGAATTGGTGGACCAACACTACCCGGCCCAATATCGAGGCCGGACTCGCGGGTCTGCCCCAATACACTTACACAACACCGAAGCTCGAAGGGCCGGTGGGTAATACAGGCATGCGGGGTTACGGCACCAGCGGCAACGGTTTCTTTATCCCGCCGACGACCGGTTTTTACACCTTCTTCATCAACTCTGACGGGGACTCCGATCTTTTCCTGAGCACCGACAGTAATCCCGCAAATAAGCGAAAAATTGCCGCGGAAAATATCTGGAGCAATCCGTTCCAATGGAACTCAGCGGGTGCAGGTGGCGCGGTTGCCATTGCGCAGAAGCGATCCGATCAGTTCGTGGACGCGACGGGTGCCGTGCCGAACGCCGGCGGTATTTCTCTGAACGCCGGCCAGAGGTACTACATCGAGGCCGTGTATCGCGCGGGTGGCGGAAACGATCACGTCCAGGTGACTTACAAGCTCATCAACGATCCGGATCCGCTAAACGGCAGCGCTGGGGCAATGAGCGGTGATGTGATCGGCATTTATGCTCCTCGAATCCCGTGGGTGGCGTTCCTCCAGCACCCGACGAATCAGACAGTGTTAAGCGGTGGAAACCCCGTCACCTTCTCGGCGACCGGAACCAATCCCCCTTCGCTGGTGATTGGGACGACAGGCAATCCGTCCTCACTATTCACAAACCCGCCCACTGCGTCACTCCAGTATCAATGGTATAAGAATGGCAATCCCATCCCGGGCGCAACCGCCAGGACCTATACGCAATCCAGCGTGCTGCCCTCGGACAATGGTGCGCAGTTCCATGTCGCCATTCGCGCCTTGGGTTACGCGGACAACGCGCTCAATCGGATTTGGAGCAACAGTATGCCGGCGGTCCTGAACGTCGTGACTGACGCCGTTCCGCCGATGATCAGCTACGCCGCCACGTTCGAGAATTCGAGCCATGTGCCATTTACGGGCATGTCCCAGTTCATTGTAAACGTCACATTCAGCAAATGGATGGACGCGACTACGTTGAGCAATATCGCCAACTATTCGATTGCTGGTGTGACGATCACCAACATCAGTGTCGCCAGCGATCATCGGACCGTCCAATTGCTGGTAAATCAACTGCCGACCCTTCCGTTGAACGTCGTCGTCAGCGGAGTCAAGGATCTGAGCGGCAACACCATTGTCGCCGGGTCAAGCTCACCCATCAACAATGTGAAGCTTACCTTCACTGATGTTGGGACACCCGCAGTCGATCCGGCCTATCCGTCCCTGGTCTCGGTGACTGGGGCAGGCGGATTCATCATCACGGCCCAAGGCAGCGACATCTGGAATACTGCTGATGGTTTCAACTTCGCGTGGGAGTTGAAAACCAACGACTTCGATGTAGCCGTACGTCAGGTGAGCAACGGCCACAGTTCCCACTGGGCGAAGGGCGGCCTGATGGTGCGCGAGAGTCTGGATCCGTCCAGCCGCAACTGGAATATCATCAACGACCCCGCTTCGAGCGATGGCATCATGGCCCCTGACAACAGCGGCTTTGGCGCGAACGTAGTCGAAAGCAATGCGCGTATCCAATACGGCGGCGCCACTGCACCGTGGGACAACATTACACGGCCCGCTGTGGCGTATCCGAACGCATGGGTGCGGCTGAAACGGACAGGGGCTGTCCTGCAAGCGTTCTATTCCACAAACGGCGTGAATTGGATTCAAACCGCATTCACTGACACATCAACCAACGCCTTCGAAGGCCCGTTGGTCAATCCTGTCTATGTCGGCCTCTGCACGACCGCGCGCAACAACGTTTGGGCTGGATTGCCGCCGCCAACGCCGCTGCTGTATTACAACACGGTTGAGTATGCAAACTACAACTCCAGCTTCGTTGTTTCTGCTCCAGCTGCGCAGTTGACGGTCAGCCGCTCCGGAAATTCCATCAATGTCTCATGGACTCCAGCTGGCGGGCATTTGGAATTCAGCCCTGCCATCGGCGGGCCGAATGTAAATTGGCAGCCTGTCGGCGGAGGTAATCCGGCGAGCGTTCCGCTGGGAACGGGTTCGCAGTTCTTCCGGGTTGTGAATCCCTGA
- a CDS encoding tetratricopeptide repeat protein produces the protein MKRRSSRNRERSVARAGRAADIHSKAGLTRGRKWLFRLVAIFVVPLVVFGAAEVVLRLVGAGYDHHFFKRTKVGGRDLYVANEDFGLRFFPRSQARFPPPVVLDAVKRPGTFRVFIFGESAAMGDPRPNYGVANYFEVLLAERFPQAKFEIINTGVTAISSHAILPIARECAGHAGDLWIIYMGNNEMVGPFGAATVFGSRAPPIWMVRSQLQLQRLRFFQVATDLVGKFRSGGSDVAGWQGMEMFAKNQIAPDDQGRQRAYRNFQRNLEDILKAGKNSGARILLSTVAVNLKDCAPFGTLSSGNLPEADRKTFDELCAEGMTAEIQGRCAAGISAFQRATEMFPHSADASYHLATCQMLATNDLEARHNFLKAADNDTLPFRADSRINDVIRTAARQNEEKSVLLCDAAETLNAASPGGVSGDELFYEHVHPNPNGNYALALAWAERVESMLPPELKAGAKSSWPSQDECEQWLGLTDWNRVSILEDVLRRMGRPPFVGRFGHSNQVARLQAAIAVRRQRMTDEAAAQAREVYVDALRRSPEDFRLHANYAEFLEDRRDWKPAIAARRKVCELIPGYYFPHYVLGVDLKEAGELAEAREALLRSIALKADGCDVWLELGTVSARQGEWERARQELESARGFDPAEPRAALFLGEVLWKLERRDEAMANWREAIQLDPMNWQPHYRLARGLAQMSDFSGSAAEYRAVLGLNPANLKAKVEFAAVLLSLGHQLEALQQLDETLRLDPTNRMAQELAGKIRQR, from the coding sequence ATGAAGCGAAGGTCCAGCCGCAACCGTGAACGGTCAGTGGCCCGTGCCGGGCGGGCTGCAGACATTCATTCCAAGGCAGGGCTGACCCGCGGACGAAAATGGCTGTTTCGCCTTGTGGCAATTTTCGTGGTGCCCCTGGTTGTCTTCGGAGCAGCGGAAGTTGTCCTGCGGCTTGTCGGGGCGGGATACGATCATCATTTCTTCAAACGGACAAAGGTTGGTGGACGCGATTTGTATGTCGCCAACGAGGATTTTGGCCTCCGATTCTTTCCACGCAGCCAGGCGCGTTTCCCTCCGCCGGTGGTTCTCGATGCCGTCAAACGTCCCGGGACATTCCGGGTTTTCATTTTTGGAGAGTCCGCAGCGATGGGAGATCCTCGCCCGAATTACGGCGTCGCGAATTATTTCGAAGTGCTATTGGCGGAGCGCTTTCCCCAGGCAAAATTTGAGATCATCAACACCGGTGTGACTGCGATCAGTTCCCACGCAATCCTGCCCATTGCCCGAGAATGCGCGGGGCACGCCGGCGACCTTTGGATCATCTATATGGGAAACAATGAGATGGTTGGGCCGTTTGGTGCAGCCACTGTTTTCGGCAGCCGGGCACCGCCCATCTGGATGGTTCGATCGCAACTGCAACTCCAGCGGCTGCGTTTTTTTCAAGTGGCGACCGACTTGGTGGGGAAGTTTCGAAGCGGGGGCTCGGATGTCGCGGGCTGGCAGGGGATGGAGATGTTCGCGAAAAACCAAATCGCTCCAGATGATCAAGGCCGCCAACGGGCGTACCGAAATTTCCAGCGGAACCTGGAGGACATCCTCAAAGCGGGAAAGAATTCCGGCGCCAGAATCCTGCTTTCCACAGTGGCGGTGAATCTCAAAGACTGCGCGCCATTCGGGACACTATCCAGCGGGAACCTGCCTGAGGCGGATCGCAAGACTTTCGACGAACTCTGCGCGGAGGGAATGACGGCCGAAATACAGGGGCGTTGTGCCGCGGGCATTTCCGCCTTCCAGCGGGCAACTGAAATGTTCCCGCATTCCGCGGATGCGTCCTATCATCTCGCAACATGCCAGATGCTGGCGACCAATGACCTGGAGGCTCGACACAATTTCCTCAAGGCTGCGGACAACGACACCTTGCCGTTCCGTGCTGATTCGCGAATCAACGATGTCATTCGGACTGCGGCCAGGCAGAACGAGGAAAAATCTGTGCTCCTGTGCGACGCCGCCGAAACGTTGAATGCGGCGAGCCCGGGAGGAGTTTCTGGGGACGAGTTGTTTTACGAGCATGTCCACCCAAATCCAAATGGCAATTACGCGCTGGCTCTTGCCTGGGCTGAACGGGTTGAGAGCATGTTGCCGCCGGAACTGAAAGCCGGGGCAAAATCATCCTGGCCTTCGCAGGACGAGTGCGAACAGTGGCTCGGGCTTACGGACTGGAATCGTGTCTCGATATTGGAAGACGTTCTCCGGCGCATGGGGCGTCCACCTTTCGTCGGCCGATTCGGCCACTCCAACCAGGTCGCGCGGCTGCAGGCTGCAATCGCCGTTCGACGCCAGCGTATGACGGACGAGGCAGCGGCGCAGGCGCGGGAGGTGTATGTGGACGCCCTGCGGAGGTCGCCTGAGGATTTTCGTTTGCATGCGAACTATGCGGAATTTCTCGAGGACCGGCGCGACTGGAAGCCCGCCATTGCCGCGCGGAGAAAAGTCTGCGAGTTGATTCCCGGCTATTACTTTCCGCATTACGTCCTGGGTGTGGACTTGAAAGAGGCCGGCGAGCTGGCGGAAGCGCGTGAGGCGCTGCTCCGTTCGATCGCGTTGAAGGCCGATGGGTGCGACGTCTGGTTGGAACTGGGCACCGTTTCGGCGCGGCAGGGCGAGTGGGAACGGGCACGGCAGGAACTTGAGTCCGCCCGGGGCTTCGATCCCGCGGAGCCGCGCGCAGCGTTGTTCCTGGGCGAAGTATTGTGGAAACTGGAGCGTCGCGACGAGGCGATGGCCAACTGGCGCGAAGCGATTCAATTAGATCCCATGAACTGGCAGCCGCATTATCGTCTGGCCCGCGGCCTGGCGCAGATGAGTGATTTCTCGGGATCCGCCGCGGAGTATCGTGCAGTGCTCGGCCTGAATCCTGCCAACCTCAAAGCGAAAGTGGAATTCGCAGCCGTTTTGTTGAGCCTCGGGCACCAATTGGAGGCGTTGCAGCAACTGGATGAAACCTTGCGGCTTGATCCGACGAACCGGATGGCTCAGGAACTGGCAGGAAAGATCCGGCAACGGTAA
- a CDS encoding Gfo/Idh/MocA family oxidoreductase: MQQKRRVTSNPSLSLSRRKFLKSAGAAIILPTILPGSVLGRGGVAPSGRINMGVVGFGAQGNANAGSFLGNPDCRIVAVCDVDKNHLGNGVAAVNKHYENSDCASYSDYREMLARPDLDAIMIATPDHWHAMVAVDAAKQGLDIYGEKPLARTVAEQQAIVKAVQANKVIWQTGSWQRSQLSFRKAAEIVRNGLIGEVTRIEVGLPGGHSDSGASRRLREELRALPGGVTNLSRVTPDTESWKVAVGTPPPELDYEMWIGPSQMEPYIAARIHWNWRWNYNTGGGQLLDWISHHCDIAHWGMDWDNSGPLEVEGQGEFPPKDAIFNTSPRYRVELKYPKNVTMVIAGGHRDIRMGTKWIGTDGWVWVDRGGFDASNPEWAKGWVLPDELRKVKLYESRNHYRNFLDCIKSRQPTITPVETAHHSAVPGHLGLISMMTGRKIRWDVKTETIQDDAEASKLLTRGYRGPWKLS; encoded by the coding sequence ATGCAACAGAAACGTCGCGTCACATCAAACCCTTCGCTCTCCCTTAGCCGCCGCAAGTTCCTGAAGTCGGCTGGGGCCGCAATCATCCTCCCAACCATTCTGCCAGGCAGTGTTCTCGGCCGCGGCGGAGTCGCGCCGTCCGGCAGGATCAACATGGGAGTCGTCGGCTTTGGCGCCCAGGGAAACGCCAATGCGGGATCATTCCTGGGCAATCCCGACTGCCGAATCGTCGCTGTCTGCGACGTGGATAAAAATCATTTGGGTAATGGCGTGGCGGCAGTCAACAAACACTACGAGAACAGCGATTGCGCCTCCTATTCCGATTACCGCGAAATGCTGGCGCGGCCCGACCTCGATGCGATCATGATCGCCACGCCCGACCATTGGCATGCGATGGTCGCCGTCGATGCTGCCAAGCAAGGTCTGGACATCTATGGTGAAAAGCCGCTCGCCCGCACCGTGGCCGAACAGCAGGCGATCGTCAAAGCGGTTCAGGCGAACAAGGTCATCTGGCAGACCGGCTCGTGGCAGCGGTCGCAATTGTCGTTCCGGAAAGCTGCTGAAATTGTTCGCAATGGTTTGATTGGCGAGGTCACCCGCATCGAGGTTGGCCTTCCCGGTGGGCACAGTGACAGCGGTGCGTCCCGGCGCTTGCGCGAGGAACTCAGGGCGCTCCCCGGCGGAGTTACCAATCTCTCCCGCGTCACTCCCGACACCGAGTCGTGGAAAGTCGCCGTGGGCACGCCGCCGCCGGAACTCGACTACGAAATGTGGATTGGACCCTCTCAAATGGAACCCTACATCGCGGCGCGCATCCACTGGAACTGGCGCTGGAATTACAACACGGGCGGCGGACAGCTGCTGGACTGGATCAGCCATCATTGCGATATCGCCCACTGGGGCATGGACTGGGACAACAGCGGCCCGTTGGAGGTCGAAGGGCAGGGGGAATTTCCTCCCAAAGATGCGATCTTCAATACGTCTCCGAGATATCGCGTTGAATTGAAGTATCCCAAGAATGTTACGATGGTGATCGCGGGCGGCCATCGCGATATTCGAATGGGCACGAAATGGATCGGAACGGACGGTTGGGTGTGGGTCGATCGCGGCGGTTTCGACGCATCAAATCCCGAGTGGGCGAAGGGCTGGGTGTTGCCGGACGAGTTGCGCAAGGTCAAGCTTTATGAATCGCGCAATCATTACCGCAATTTTCTCGACTGCATCAAGTCCCGCCAGCCGACCATCACCCCCGTTGAAACCGCCCATCACTCTGCTGTGCCCGGGCATCTCGGATTGATCTCTATGATGACGGGGCGAAAGATCCGCTGGGACGTCAAAACAGAAACGATTCAGGACGACGCAGAAGCCAGCAAGCTCCTCACCCGCGGCTATCGCGGGCCGTGGAAACTTTCATGA